One window of the Triticum dicoccoides isolate Atlit2015 ecotype Zavitan chromosome 3B, WEW_v2.0, whole genome shotgun sequence genome contains the following:
- the LOC119276358 gene encoding TATA-box-binding protein 1-like isoform X2: MYPHALLPARARRCCSTSATSTLIRHRRFIIMRIKEPETTSVIFASGKMACTEGKSEEHSQAYCQEVQYAELPKSLASQLHFRLPR, translated from the exons ATGTATCCTCACGCGCTGTTACCAGCTCGGGCACGAAGGTGCTGCTCCACCTCGGCTACCTCTACTCTGATCCGACACCGACGATTCA TTATTATGAGGATAAAGGAGCCGGAAACGACATCAGTGATATTTGCTTCAGGAAAGATGGCATGCACAGAAGGAAAGAGTGAAGAACACTCTCAAGCTTACTGTCAGGAAG TGCAGTATGCAGAGTTGCCCAAAAGCTTGGCTTCACAACTACATTTTAG ATTGCCAAGATAA
- the LOC119276358 gene encoding TATA-box-binding protein 1-like isoform X1 yields the protein MYPHALLPARARRCCSTSATSTLIRHRRFIIMRIKEPETTSVIFASGKMACTEGKSEEHSQAYCQEVQYAELPKSLASQLHFRLQKPDMIPNRYSGC from the exons ATGTATCCTCACGCGCTGTTACCAGCTCGGGCACGAAGGTGCTGCTCCACCTCGGCTACCTCTACTCTGATCCGACACCGACGATTCA TTATTATGAGGATAAAGGAGCCGGAAACGACATCAGTGATATTTGCTTCAGGAAAGATGGCATGCACAGAAGGAAAGAGTGAAGAACACTCTCAAGCTTACTGTCAGGAAG TGCAGTATGCAGAGTTGCCCAAAAGCTTGGCTTCACAACTACATTTTAG GTTACAGAAACCAGATATGATTCCAAATCGTTATTCTGGGTGCTAA